From the genome of Mangifera indica cultivar Alphonso unplaced genomic scaffold, CATAS_Mindica_2.1 Un_0061, whole genome shotgun sequence, one region includes:
- the LOC123207138 gene encoding metal transporter Nramp5-like: MASRNQQQQPEISQRWGSGSNRIAAINVEGTTPSPIVTTTNNDDKSFDDQQKPGWKKFVAFIGPGFLISMAYIDPGSLETGLQAGSIHQYELLWVILIGLIFALIIQSLAANLGVCTGKHLSELCKVEYPKYVNYSLCLLAEIAVINADIPEVIGTAFALNILLHIPVWVGVLITGLSTMLLLGLQRYGMRKLEMLIAIFVFIIAGCFFGEMGYVKPPAVDVFKGLFIPKLSGQGAVSDTIALLGANVMPHNLFLHSALVLSRKVPSSVRGINDACRYFLIESAVPMFIALLINVAMVSVTGAVCSRSNLSENTIEQCNNVTLDSASFLLKNVLGKSSSIVYGLALLASGQSSSITGTYAGQFIMQGFLDIKMRQWLNNLMTRCISITPSLIVSIIGGPQGAGRLIIISSMILSFELPFALIPLLKFSNSSSKMGPHKNSIYIIVISWILSLGMIGINVYFLSTGFIGWLIHNDLPKVGNVFIGIVVFPLMIVYILALIYLVFRKDTVVTFIQPTEQHPVTQVNIENELANPNGQMELDCIPYREDLVDIPLPQ, encoded by the exons ATGGCAAGCCGGAATCAGCAACAACAACCAGAAATTTCTCAAAGATGGGGCAGCGGGAGCAACCGCATAGCTGCTATCAATGTAGAGGGAACGACACCATCTCCCATTGTCACGACTACCAACAATGACGACAAAAGTTTTGACGATCAGCAG AAACCTGGATGGAAAAAGTTTGTGGCGTTTATAGGCCCTGGTTTTCTTATCTCAATGGCTTATATTGACCCTGGAAGCT TGGAAACTGGTTTGCAAGCAGGATCTATTCACCAATATGAg cTATTATGGGTAATTCTTATCGGATTGATCTTTGCTCTTATAATCCAGTCCCTTGCTGCAAATCTTGGTGTATGCACTG GTAAACATTTATCAGAATTATGCAAGGTTGAGTACCCAAAATATGTCAACTACAGCCTGTGTTTGCTGGCCGAAATAGCTGTCATAAACGCTGATATCCCAGAAG tGATTGGGACAGCCTTCGCTTTAAACATACTCTTGCACATCCCAGTATGGGTTGGAGTTCTCATCACTGGCTTGAGCACTATGCTGTTGCTCGGCCTGCAAAGATATGGG ATGAGAAAGCTGGAAATGTTGATAGCAATATTCGTATTCATAATAGCTGGTTGTTTCTTTGGAGAAATGGGTTATGTAAAGCCTCCGGCAGTTGATGTCTTCAAGGGTCTGTTTATTCCCAAGCTCAGTGGCCAAGGCGCTGTAAGCGACACCATCGCCCTATTGGGCGCCAACGTCATGCC GCACAATCTATTTCTTCACTCAGCTCTTGTGCTTTCCAGAAAAGTGCCCAGTTCTGTCCGTGGCATAAAC GATGCGTGTAGATATTTCCTCATAGAGAGTGCAGTGCCCATGTTTATAGCATTGTTAATCAATGTCGCGATGGTGTCCGTAACAGGCGCAGTTTGCTCTCGCTCAAATCTCTCAGAAAATACCATTGAGCAGTGCAATAATGTTACACTTGACTCTGCTTCTTTCCTCCTCAAG AATGTGCTGGGAAAATCGAGCTCGATTGTTTATGGCCTTGCCCTTCTTGCCTCAGGGCAAAGTTCCTCCATCACAGGAACTTATGCTGGACAATTTATCATGCAG GGTTTCCTGGACATCAAAATGAGACAATGGCTAAATAATTTGATGACAAGGTGCATTTCAATTACGCCAAGTCTCATTGTTTCAATTATTGGTGGACCTCAAGGGGCAGGAAGATTAATCATCATTTCTTCG ATGATACTGTCATTTGAACTGCCATTTGCTCTTATCCCTCTTCTAAAATTTAGCAACAGTAGTAGCAAGATGGGACCCCACAAGAACTCTATATAT ATCATCGTTATTTCATGGATTTTGAGCTTGGGAATGATAGGCATCAATGTGTATTTCTTGAGCACAGGATTTATAGGTTGGCTAATCCACAATGACTTGCCCAAAGTCGGAAATGTGTTCATCGGCATTGTTGTGTTTCCCCTGATGATCGTTTATATATTAGCACTCATCTACTTAGTTTTCCGAAAAGACACTGTTGTGACATTTATTCAACCCACAGAGCAACACCCAGTAACCCAAGTTAACATAGAGAATGAGCTTGCAAACCCTAATGGACAGATGGAATTGGACTGTATACCTTATAGAGAGGATTTGGTTGATATCCCTCTACCACAGTAG